A genomic segment from Patescibacteria group bacterium encodes:
- the tsaE gene encoding tRNA (adenosine(37)-N6)-threonylcarbamoyltransferase complex ATPase subunit type 1 TsaE, whose protein sequence is MKKEYITNSVLKTQKLAKQLAKEILKKQESRKAHVLGLEGDLGGGKTTFLQGFAKGLGIRQKILSPTFVILKKFKVKHKIFYHIDCYRIKKPKEILDLGFKQIISDPRNIVAVEWSNRIKKIMPKNTILISFEFINKNKRKIIIK, encoded by the coding sequence ATGAAAAAAGAATACATAACTAACAGTGTTTTAAAAACACAGAAATTAGCAAAGCAGCTAGCAAAAGAAATCTTAAAAAAACAAGAGAGCCGAAAAGCCCATGTTTTAGGATTAGAAGGAGATTTAGGGGGAGGTAAAACAACGTTTCTCCAGGGATTTGCAAAAGGATTAGGCATTAGACAAAAGATTTTAAGTCCTACTTTTGTTATTTTAAAAAAGTTTAAAGTAAAGCATAAAATCTTTTATCATATTGATTGTTATCGTATTAAAAAACCAAAAGAAATACTGGATTTAGGTTTTAAACAAATTATTTCTGACCCAAGAAACATTGTTGCAGTTGAGTGGTCTAATCGCATTAAGAAAATCATGCCAAAAAATACAATCTTAATTAGTTTTGAATTTATTAATAAAAATAAAAGGAAAATAATAATTAAATGA